The Trichomycterus rosablanca isolate fTriRos1 chromosome 15, fTriRos1.hap1, whole genome shotgun sequence genome contains a region encoding:
- the LOC134328729 gene encoding NACHT, LRR and PYD domains-containing protein 14-like: MLKSELNKLKMLLNEDYPACSEQEVKDVEDLSSFREGALKITLNVLKIMNQTDLANTLQSKLVSVYQEKLKSSLREKCKRISQGISQHGSSALLNEIYTELYITEGWSGDINNEHEVRQIETASRRPAAQEKPIKCNDLFKDSTIRTVLTKGIAGIGKTVSVQKFILDWAEGKANQDVIFIFPLPFRELHLMKKENLSLVELLNQFYPEMKGLPSLDCDVYKGLFIFDGLDECRLPLDFQNNEQLCNGTKSVKMDVLLTNLIKGNLLPSAHLWITTRPGAANQIPSECVDQVTEVRGFSDAQKKEYFKKRISDEILSGKIITHMKSSRSLYIMCHIPVFCWISASVLVRILDEAEGKEIPKTLTQMFTYFLIFQIKHKEQKYHGKSDPDPHQTRETILALGKVAFQQLEKGNLIFYEEDLTECGIDVKNTSVYSGVCTQIFKKEVGLHLGQVFSFVHLSVQEFLAALYVFLTFINKNRNVLVKKNTGFFNIFRNYTNMSAFLKSAVDKALQSKNGHLDLFLRFLLGLSLESNQTLLRGLLPQTGSSSYNKKKTVRYIKEKISENPSSEKSINLFHCLNELNDVSLVQEVQKYLNRRGSAYHDELRLSPAQWSALVFVLLNSDLELDEFDLRKYYPSHEGLLKMLPVVKASRRAKLWECNLTEKSCEVLSSVLSLNSSSLKHLNLSKNKLKDSGVKLLSAGLENPHCKLEILELWDCNLTEKSCEVLSSVLSLNSSSLKHLNPSKNKLKDSGVKLLSAGLENPHCKLEILELWDCNLTEKSCKVLSSVLSLNSSSLKHLNLSNNKLKDSGVKLLSAGLENPHCKLEILELWSCSITGKGFTALASALNSNPFSHLRELQLNDNHPGESGVKLLEDVQVDPQCNLEKL; encoded by the exons ATGTTAAAGAGTGAGCTAAACAAGTTGAAAATGCTACTGAATGAAGATTACCCAGCATGCTCTGAGCAGGAGGTGAAGGATGTGGAAGATCTGAGTAGTTTCAGAGAGGGGGCGCTAAAGATCACACTGAATGTTCTAAAGATTATGAACCAGACAGACCTTGCTAACACCCTGCAGAGTA aaCTGGTCTCTGTATATCAGGAAAAACTCAAATCCAGTCTGAGAGAGAAATGTAAAAGAATCAGTCAAGGAATCTCCCAGCATGGAAGCTCAGCACTTCTGAATGAGATCTACACAGAGCTCTACATCACAGAGGGTTGGAGTGGAGACAtcaataatgaacatgaggtCAGACAGATTGAAACAGCATCCAGGAGACCAGCAGCACAGGAGAAACCCATCAAATGCAATGACCTCTTTAAAGACTCGAccatcagaactgtgctgactaaaggaatcgctggaattggaaaaacagtctCAGTGCAGAAGTTCATTTTGGACTGGGCTGAAGGAAAAGCAAATCAGGACGTCATATTCATATTTCCACTTCCTTTCAGAGAGCTGCACTTAATGAAAAAGGAAAATCTCAGTCTGGTGGAACTTCTAAATCAGTTTTACCCAGAAATGAAAGGTCTGCCATCATTAGACTGTGATGTTTATAAAGGTTTGTTCATctttgatggtctggatgagtgtcgacttcctctagattttcaaaataatgagcAATTGTGTAACGGAACAAAGTCAGTAAAAATGGATGTTCTGCTGACAAACCTCATTAAGGGGAACCTGCTTCCCTCTGCTCACCTTTGGATCACCACTCGACCaggagcagccaatcagatccctTCTGAGTGTGTAGACCAGGTAACAGAGGTACGAGGGTTCAGTGACGCTCAGAAAAAGGAGTACTTCAAGAAGAGGATCAGTGATGAGATCCTGTCTGGTAAAATCATCACTCACATGAAGTCATCaagaagcctctacatcatgtgtcacattccagtCTTCTGCTGGATCTCAGCCTCTGTTCTAGTGAGAATTCTGGATGAAGCCGAGGGGAAAGAGatccccaaaactctgactcaaatgttcacttactttctGATCTTTCAGATCAAACACAAGGAGCAAAAGTATCATGGGAAATCTGACCCTGATCCACACCAGACCAGAGAGACGATACTGGCACTGGGGAAAGTGGCCTTCCAACAGCTGGAgaaaggaaacctgatcttctatgaGGAAGACCTGACAGAGTGTGGCATTGATGTCAAAAACACATCAGTGTACTCAGGGGTCTGCACCCAAATCTTCAAAAAAGAGGTTGGACTGCACCTGGGTCAGgtcttcagctttgtgcacctgagtgttcaggagtttctggctgctttatatgtatttctcaccttcatcaacaaaaacagaaatgtgctgGTAAAGAAAAACACTGGATTCTTTAACATCTTTAGAAACTATACAAACATGTCTGCCTTTCTGAAGAGTGCAGTGGACAAGGCCTTACAGAGTAAGAATGGACACCTGGATCTTTTCCTCCGCTTCCTCCTGGGTCTCTCACTGGAGTCCAATCAGACTCTCTTACGGGGCCtactgccacaaacaggaagtagctcttacaacaaaaagaaaacagtcAGGTACATCAAGGAGAAGATCAGTGAGAATCCCTCCTCAGagaaatccatcaatctgttccactgtctgaatgaactgaacGATGTTTCTCTAGTGCAGGAAGTCCAAAAATACCTGAACAGAAGAGGTTCTGCTTATCACGATGAACTCCGTCTGTCTCCTGCTCAGTGGTCGgctctggtgtttgtgttgctgaacTCAGATCTGGAGCTGGATGAGTTTGATTTGAGAAAATATTATCCATCACATGAAGGTCTTCTGAAGATGCTGCCAGTGGTGAAAGCTTCTAGAAGAGCTAA gttgtgggagtgtaatctaacagagaaaagttgtgaagttctgtcctcagttctcagtttaaactcctccagtctgaaacatctgaacctgagtaagaataaactgaaggattcaggagtgaagctgctctctgctggactggagaatccacactgtaaactggagatactgga gttgtgggattgtaatctaacagagaaaagttgtgaagttctgtcctcagttctcagtttaaactcctccagtctgaaacatctgaacccgAGTAagaataaactgaaggattcaggagtgaagctgctctctgctggactggagaatccacactgtaaactggagatactgga gttgtgggattgtaatctaacagagaaaagttgtaaagttctgtcctcagttctcagtttaaactcctccagtctgaaacatctgaacctgagtaacaataaactgaaggattcaggtgtgaagctgctctctgctggactggagaatccacactgtaaactggagatactgga GTTGTGGAGCTGCAGTATTACAGGCAAAGGTTttactgctctggcttcagctctgaacTCAAATCCATTTTCACATCTGAGAGAACTGCAACTGAACGACAATCATCCAGGAGAAtcaggagtaaaactgctcGAGGATGTACAGGTGGATCCACAATGTAACCTGGAGAAACTATAG